A stretch of Zymoseptoria tritici IPO323 chromosome 1, whole genome shotgun sequence DNA encodes these proteins:
- a CDS encoding putative alpha-glucosidase — protein sequence MVRGTVLGAYSLFTYALSFQSVLASSSADSWSLGGGFVLHRNEDLLEITDSGNNIWKTVPRKPFISASAGNDSVTGRDGAFNITQVDLDTCQDQDIKTIKEIAWDGTISGKAAQISGLLSNCGNATAPYQLTFWVPASLSDRVAFYLNISASTNAARPLKKLYFSFASSASEDFYGLGGQGSFASLKNNSFPILTREQGVGKGDEPITSLLNANGAITGGSKFTSYTAVSSYISTDGNLFHLTDESTGYANFDFTKPDEVTIRYDSLSVGGAFTQKIDLLQAIEALTAYTGRMPALPKWVDEGAILGIQGGQDKVNKIIEQGLSKDVKAPIAGVWLQDWCGTHSQVGNYVNISRLWWNWENDEVLYPDWPKFVDSLRDNHKIRTLSYMNVFLANVSTKSTGYRRNLYEEADAAHYFVQNTTTKSTATISSGPGLIAGVIDLTNPDLRKWFKDVLLKQVWNAKISGFMSDFGEYTPLSGDVAEYKMVSDAFFSHNAYPARWAEFQRSIVEELGLQGEALLFHRSASTGSNRNMNLFWVGDQNVDWGVNDGIKSVVTLMVHMGMSGYSQQHSDVGGYTTVLTNANFNITRSPELLGRWGELAAVSSVVFRSHEGNIPSVNAQFYSNITTYSYYAYNARMFVSLGKYRRHILEKESEPKGWPVLRPPVIYHPQDLRARNISYQSFYLGRDLYVAPVLDPQTFEVDVYLPGTGTFMHVWTGVTYKGGQDVKVPAPYGKPAVFVVNGAKTAELQPFLDFVKKENNTALSIE from the exons ATGGTTCGAGGAACGGTGCTCGGAGCCTACAGTCTCTTCACTTATGCTTTGTCATTCCAGAGCGTGCTAGCATCGTCTTCGGCCGACTCTTGGAGCCTGGGAGGAGGGTTTGTGCTTCACAGGAACGAAGACCTTTTGGAGATCACAGATTCAGGGAACAACATTTGGAAGACCGTTCCTAGGAAGCCGTTCATCAGTGCCAGTGCGGGCAATGATTCAGTCACCGGACGCGATGGAGCATTCAACATCACGCAGGTCGATTTAGACACATGCCAGGATCAAGACATCAAAACCATCAAGGAGATTGCTTGGGACGGCACGATCTCTGGCAAAGCTGCCCAAATCAGCGGTCTTCTCTCAAATTGCGGCAACGCAACAGCGCCATACCAGCTCACCTTCTGGGTTCCAGCGAGCTTGAGTGATCGAGTGGCATTCTACCTCAACATCAGCGCTTCCACAAACGCGGCTCGGCCATTGAAGAAGCTCTACTTCAGCTTTGCTTCTTCAGCAAGTGAGGACTTCTACGGACTTGGCGGACAGGGTTCCTTCGCCTCTCTCAAGAACAACAGCTTTCCGATCCTCACTCGCGAGCAGGGCGTGGGAAAGGGCGATGAGCCAATCACGTCCCTCCTGAATGCCAATGGTGCCATCACCGGTGGAAGCAAGTTCACTTCGTACACTGCTGTATCGTCGTATATATCCACCGACGGCAATTTATTTCACCTCACTGACGAGAGTACCGGCTACGCAaacttcgacttcaccaAACCAGACGAGGTCACCATTCGGTACGACTCTTTGAGCGTTGGCGGGGCCTTTACGCAGAAAATAGATCTTCTGCAGGCCATCGAAGCGCTCACCGCTTATACCGGACGCATGCCCGCTCTGCCAAAATGGGTTGATGAAGGCGCTATTCTAG GCATCCAAGGAGGTCAAGACAAAGTCAATAAAATTATCGAGCAAGGCTTGAGCAAGGATGTCAAAGCACCAATCGCCGGTGTGTGGTTGCAGGACTGGTGCGGCACTCACAGCCAGGTCGGTAACTACGTCAACATCTCTCGACTTTGGTGGAACTGGGAGAACGACGAGGTGCTGTACCCAGATTGGCCCAAATTCGTGGACAGTCTGCGAGACAATCACAAGATTCGGACGCTGTCATACATGAACGTGTTTCTGGCGAATGTGTCCACCAAG TCCACTGGCTACCGCAGAAACTTGTACGAAGAAGCCGACGCAGCCCACTACTTCGTACAGAACACCACGACCAAATCGACAGCCACCATCTCCAGCGGACCAGGTCTTATCGCAGGGGTCATTGACTTGACCAACCCGGATCTGCGCAAGTGGTTCAAAGATGTGCTTCTCAAGCAAGTCTGGAATGCGAAGATCAGTGGATTCATGTCCGACTTTGGCGAGTACACTCCTCTCTCGGGAGATGTCGCCGAGTACAAAATGGTCTCCgacgccttcttctctcatAACGCATATCCTGCAAGATGGGCAGAGTTCCAGCGTTCAATCGTGGAGGAGCTCGGACTCCAAGGCGAAGCACTTCTTTTTCACCGCAGTGCTTCGACCGGATCTAATCGTAACATGAATCTCTTCTGGGTGGGCGATCAGAACGTCGACTGGGGCGTCAACGACGGCATCAAATCTGTGGTCACGTTGATGGTCCACATGGGCATGTCAGGCTACTCCCAGCAACATTCAGATGTCGGTGGCTACACGACGGTCCTGACGAACGCCAACTTCAACATTACACGCTCACCTGAGCTTCTGGGTCGCTGGGGCGAGCTCGCAGCCGTCAGCAGTGTCGTGTTCCGCTCTCACGAAGGCAACATTCCGTCCGTTAACGCCCAGTTCTACAGCAACATCACTACATACAGCTACTACGCATACAACGCCCGAATGTTCGTCTCCCTCGGCAAGTACAGACGCCACAttctcgagaaggagagcgagccCAAAGGCTGGCCAGTACTTCGACCTCCGGTCATCTACCACCCGCAAGACCTCCGCGCGCGGAACATCAGCTACCAAAGCTTCTACCTTGGGAGGGACTTGTATGTCGCGCCCGTGCTGGATCCTCAGACATTTGAGGTGGATGTATATCTGCCGGGCACTGGAACCTTCATGCATGTATGGACTGGAGTGACGTACAAAGGAGGGCAGGATGTCAAGGTCCCAGCGCCATACGGCAAGCCGGCGGTGTTTGTGGTGAACGGCGCCAAAACGGCGGAATTGCAGCCATTCCTCGACTttgtgaagaaggagaacaaTACTGCACTTTCGATAGAGTAG
- a CDS encoding phosphoinositide-specific phospholipase C (Phosphoinositide-specific phospholipase C related to calcium signaling pathway) — MTSGLASTLSKLNPFVKSSRDEDDYGEEVGSDSVAGGGHASRVSKITKEELYVSRALKKFIIEEKILGEHDVNLHEVETTGAMKELLDKPHVHVPRELTDRSHPLTEYFISSSHNTYLLAHQLYGTSSAVAYEISLKAGARCVEIDAWDNDDDKDEPKVTHGYTLTSNIAFRKVCETIRDVYDSEQAEGKLQSGYAAAPIMLSLENHCGAHGQARLAAIMKEVWADRLLSKRIRDEGTRETEHSGEHVNLAELGSKIAVIVEYHLPGEADSDDETEDDEPQDVKDQRHAYQQQKKESPKGVIIPELAELGVYAQSVKPSNNSWFESELQDRPHNHLINVSESGLAPLMAHSSPKISKHNSQHLMRVYPKGIRISSKNLNPVPFWGIGAQICALNWQTFDASMQLNEALFAGTDGYVLKPVALRAGGSGILNSGKKQKLQLRIAGASNLSLPKGREADDIKPYVTCTLVHPDDTDNEPPKRKTSGYHQHKLGLLHKGENPANTDPVWNETLEWTYEENELTFLRILIKSDDSWARNPVFAVATVRLLYVEGGWTFIRMLDLKGRETHCTMFVNFKVTEA, encoded by the coding sequence ATGACCTCTGGATTAGCCTCCACGCTCTCCAAGCTCAACCCATTCGTCAAGTCCAGCcgagatgaggacgactatggagaagaagtcggaaGCGATTCTGTCGCAGGAGGCGGTCATGCTTCTCGTGTGAGCAAGATTACCAAGGAGGAGCTCTACGTCAGTCGGGCGCTCAAGAAGTTCATTATCGAGGAGAAGATTCTGGGCGAGCATGATGTCAATCTACACGAGGTCGAGACCACTGGCGCCATGAAGGAGCTTCTGGACAAGCCTCATGTGCATGTGCCCCGAGAATTGACGGACAGATCTCATCCGCTCACGGAGTACTTCATCAGCTCCAGCCACAACACCTATCTGCTCGCCCACCAACTGTATGGGACATCCTCCGCTGTGGCCTACGAGATCTCTCTGAAGGCAGGAGCCCGGTGTGTTGAAATCGATGCTTGGGACAATGACGACGACAAAGACGAGCCAAAGGTCACTCACGGTTACACCCTGACCTCCAATATTGCGTTCCGAAAGGTATGCGAAACAATTCGCGATGTGTATGATTCTGAGCAAGCAGAGGGCAAGCTGCAATCCGGCTATGCAGCTGCTCCCATCATGCTATCGCTCGAAAATCACTGTGGTGCTCACGGGCAAGCGAGACTTGCAGCGATCATGAAAGAAGTCTGGGCCGATCGATTGTTGAGTAAGCGAATCCGAGATGAAGGCACACGGGAGACAGAGCACAGTGGGGAGCACGTCAACCTTGCTGAATTGGGCTCCAAAATCGCTGTGATTGTCGAGTACCATCTGCCTGGCGAAGCCGACTCGGATGATGAAACGGAGGACGACGAGCCACAAGACGTCAAGGACCAGCGCCATGCCTACcagcagcagaagaaggagagccCCAAAGGCGTCATCATCCCGGAGCTGGCTGAGCTGGGAGTATACGCGCAGTCCGTAAAGCCTTCTAACAACTCATGGTTCGAGTCGGAGTTGCAAGACCGCCCGCATAATCATCTCATCAATGTCTCGGAATCTGGTCTTGCGCCTTTGATGGCGCATTCCAGCCCTAAGATCAGCAAGCACAATTCTCAGCATCTCATGCGTGTCTATCCGAAGGGCATCCGCATTTCCTCCAAAAACCTGAATCCTGTTCCGTTCTGGGGTATTGGCGCACAGATCTGTGCCCTCAACTGGCAGACATTCGATGCAAGCATGCAGCTCAACGAAGCTCTCTTCGCGGGCACTGACGGTTATGTCCTCAAGCCCGTTGCACTCCGAGCAGGCGGATCAGGCATCCTCAACAGCGGCAAGAAGCAAAAGCTACAACTCCGCATCGCAGGAGCTTCGAACTTGTCATTACCAAAGGGTCGTGAGGCTGATGACATCAAGCCCTACGTGACCTGCACTTTGGTCCACCCTGATGACACGGACAACGAGCCTCCGAAGCGCAAGACGTCCGGATACCACCAACACAAGCTTGGTCTACTGCACAAAGGCGAGAATCCAGCCAATACCGATCCCGTCTGGAACGAGACGCTCGAGTGGACCTATGAAGAGAACGAGTTGACTTTCTTGAGGATTCTGATCAAGAGCGACGACTCTTGGGCACGCAATCCGGTCTTTGCGGTCGCGACAGTGAGGTTGCTGTATGTCGAAGGCGGATGGACTTTCATCAGAATGTTGGATCTGAAGGGCAGGGAGACACATTGCACGATGTTTGTGAATTTCAAGGTTACGGAGGCTTAG